In Flavobacterium sp., a single window of DNA contains:
- a CDS encoding NADP-dependent glyceraldehyde-3-phosphate dehydrogenase produces MSLIPEEFEIKSLINQDTYLVNGELKQWTGQTTPVFSTISSTEKYTPTLLGSIPFMAEAEAAEVVEAANAAYDKGQGLWPTMKVADRIKCMENFVKQMKETREEVVKLLMWEIGKNLGDSQKEFDRTVEYIYDTIASYKELNGRSAHFEKVQGVNAMIRRGPLGVVLCLGPYNYPLNETFSLLIPALIMGNTVIFKPAKHGVLCISPLLEAFRSSFPKGVINIVYGRGREVASPIMKSGKIDVLALIGNSKSAIALQDQHPNKNRLRLILGLEAKNPAIILPDADLDLAIQECITGTLSFNGQRCTALKVLYVHESIAEEFNRRFSEKVDALPFGNPWDKGATLTPLPETDKPKYIQGLIDDATSKGAKVLNEKGGKHTDNYIFPAVLYPVNNKMRVYHEEQFGPVVPIISFKDIQEPLEDMAESNYGQQVSLFGKDIKTLAPLIDALVNLVCRVNLNSSCQRGPDAFPFTGRKDSAVGTLSIPDALRSFSIRTFVASKDIAYNNEILQELLNSKESNFINTDYIL; encoded by the coding sequence ATGAGTTTAATTCCTGAAGAATTTGAAATTAAAAGCCTTATAAATCAAGATACCTACCTTGTAAATGGAGAATTAAAACAATGGACAGGGCAAACCACACCTGTTTTTTCGACTATTTCTTCTACAGAAAAATACACACCTACTTTATTAGGTTCCATTCCTTTTATGGCCGAAGCCGAAGCTGCCGAAGTTGTTGAAGCTGCAAATGCGGCTTATGATAAAGGACAAGGATTATGGCCAACAATGAAAGTTGCTGACCGTATTAAATGCATGGAGAATTTCGTTAAACAGATGAAAGAAACCCGCGAAGAAGTGGTAAAACTTTTAATGTGGGAGATTGGAAAAAACCTTGGCGATTCTCAAAAAGAATTTGACAGAACTGTCGAATATATTTACGACACAATTGCCAGTTATAAAGAATTAAACGGACGTAGCGCACATTTTGAAAAAGTGCAGGGTGTAAACGCTATGATTCGCCGCGGACCTCTTGGAGTTGTTTTGTGTCTTGGACCATACAATTATCCATTAAACGAAACTTTCTCATTGTTGATTCCGGCTTTAATTATGGGTAACACCGTGATTTTTAAACCTGCAAAACATGGGGTTTTATGTATTTCACCATTATTAGAAGCTTTTAGAAGTAGTTTCCCAAAAGGTGTAATTAATATTGTTTACGGTAGAGGGCGTGAAGTTGCTTCTCCGATTATGAAATCCGGAAAAATTGATGTTCTGGCATTAATTGGAAATAGTAAATCGGCGATTGCTTTACAAGATCAGCATCCAAATAAAAACAGATTACGTTTAATTTTAGGTTTGGAAGCTAAAAACCCGGCGATTATCCTTCCGGATGCCGATTTAGATTTGGCAATTCAGGAATGTATTACAGGAACTTTATCTTTTAATGGTCAGCGTTGTACAGCTTTAAAAGTATTATATGTTCACGAATCTATTGCAGAGGAATTCAACAGAAGATTCTCTGAAAAGGTAGATGCATTACCATTTGGGAATCCGTGGGATAAAGGTGCGACTTTAACACCGCTTCCGGAAACGGATAAACCAAAATACATTCAGGGATTAATTGACGATGCAACAAGCAAAGGCGCGAAAGTACTGAATGAAAAAGGAGGAAAACATACTGATAATTATATTTTTCCGGCTGTTTTATATCCGGTAAATAACAAAATGCGTGTGTATCACGAAGAGCAGTTTGGTCCTGTAGTTCCAATTATTTCTTTCAAAGATATTCAGGAACCACTTGAAGATATGGCAGAATCTAATTACGGGCAGCAGGTAAGTTTGTTCGGAAAAGATATTAAAACCCTTGCACCGCTGATTGATGCATTGGTAAATTTAGTGTGCCGTGTGAACTTAAACAGCTCTTGCCAAAGAGGTCCGGATGCTTTCCCATTTACAGGTCGTAAAGATTCTGCTGTTGGTACTTTAAGTATTCCAGATGCTTTGCGTTCTTTCTCAATTCGTACGTTTGTCGCTTCAAAAGATATCGCTTATAACAATGAAATTTTGCAGGAATTGCTAAACAGCAAAGAATCAAACTTCATTAATACCGACTATATTTTGTAG
- a CDS encoding rhodanese-like domain-containing protein, giving the protein MNLSQEDWVNQLAADENAVILDVRTEDEFNDGYIENAVNIDINKGQGFIYEIEELDKNKNYYVYCRSGARSAKACQIMNELGIENAYNLLGGILDWEGETVQP; this is encoded by the coding sequence ATGAATTTATCACAAGAAGATTGGGTTAATCAGCTGGCTGCTGACGAGAATGCAGTTATACTGGACGTAAGAACTGAAGACGAATTTAATGATGGCTATATTGAAAATGCTGTAAACATTGATATCAATAAAGGTCAGGGTTTTATTTATGAAATCGAAGAATTAGATAAAAATAAAAACTACTACGTGTATTGCCGTTCTGGAGCAAGAAGCGCTAAAGCATGTCAGATTATGAATGAGTTAGGTATAGAAAATGCCTATAATCTGCTAGGCGGAATCCTGGACTGGGAAGGCGAAACCGTACAACCATAA
- a CDS encoding M1 family metallopeptidase, which yields MKKRLLQFACIAFLFLAQTSFAQELYMPRNIKEAYAKGTRSMDGKPGKNYWQNHGKYTMDITVDAKTKMVSGTETIVYENNSNDSLRNLVIRFVNNLHKPSAPRSGNVSDDFLSNGLTLTNLKIAGEVYKEDARGWGTVGNVKLKKAIAPHSKITINIDWNYPLSKESGREGQIDESTFFVAYSYPRVSVFDDYNGWDRIPHTDRQEFYNDFNDYVYSVKAPKNFVVYATGDFLNPDEVLNPEFAARLKKSYVTDEILHIANEQEMKNGLVTKQNEWNTWKFEANNISDVCFGLSDHYLWDASSVLVDKKTNRRASVQAAYNVKGTDFVNSVKNNQYALDWFSNNWPGIPYPFSKMTAFQGFADMEYPMMCNDSQMDDPKFAQLVQDHEVAHTYFPFFMGINETRYAFMDEGWATTFEYLIGIAEHGKEAADKFYKEFRVEQYINDKSTEEDQPIISMSTQVSGPGYGNNSYGKASLSYIALKDMLGDDLFQKSLHHYMETWNGKHPIPWDYFNSMNTGSGKNLNWFFNNWFFTNNYIDLSVKEVSKNTISVENKGGFAIPFDVNIVYSDNSTETVHQTPAVWEKNQKSLSVALNSKKQIKKVTLDGGIFMDATPNNNTWTAK from the coding sequence ATGAAAAAAAGACTATTACAATTTGCATGTATTGCATTTTTGTTTTTGGCACAAACAAGCTTTGCACAAGAGCTTTATATGCCTAGAAATATTAAAGAAGCTTACGCCAAAGGAACGCGTTCTATGGACGGAAAACCAGGAAAAAATTATTGGCAGAACCACGGAAAATATACTATGGATATTACCGTAGATGCCAAAACAAAAATGGTGAGCGGTACAGAAACCATCGTTTACGAAAACAACAGTAATGACAGTTTACGAAATCTTGTAATTCGATTTGTAAACAATCTTCACAAACCATCGGCACCAAGAAGCGGAAATGTAAGTGATGATTTTTTAAGTAACGGATTAACGCTTACGAATCTTAAAATTGCAGGCGAAGTTTACAAAGAAGACGCCAGAGGCTGGGGAACTGTTGGAAATGTAAAGCTAAAAAAAGCCATTGCACCACATTCTAAAATAACAATCAATATCGATTGGAATTATCCTTTATCAAAAGAAAGTGGGAGAGAAGGCCAAATTGACGAATCTACATTTTTTGTAGCATACAGTTATCCAAGAGTTTCTGTTTTTGATGATTACAACGGCTGGGACAGAATTCCGCATACAGATCGTCAGGAGTTTTATAACGATTTTAATGATTATGTTTATTCTGTAAAAGCACCCAAAAACTTTGTGGTTTACGCAACTGGAGATTTCTTAAATCCAGATGAGGTTTTAAATCCGGAATTTGCAGCACGTTTAAAAAAATCATATGTAACAGATGAAATTCTGCATATTGCAAACGAGCAGGAAATGAAAAATGGCCTTGTTACCAAACAAAACGAATGGAATACATGGAAATTTGAAGCCAACAATATTTCTGATGTATGTTTTGGTTTAAGCGATCATTATTTATGGGATGCAAGCAGTGTTTTAGTAGATAAAAAAACAAATCGTCGTGCAAGTGTACAGGCAGCATATAATGTGAAAGGAACAGATTTTGTAAACTCAGTTAAAAATAATCAATACGCTTTAGATTGGTTTTCAAACAACTGGCCTGGAATTCCGTATCCGTTTTCAAAAATGACGGCATTTCAGGGATTTGCAGATATGGAATATCCAATGATGTGTAACGATTCTCAAATGGATGATCCAAAATTTGCACAATTAGTTCAGGATCACGAAGTAGCACACACTTATTTTCCATTTTTTATGGGAATCAACGAAACGCGTTATGCTTTTATGGACGAAGGCTGGGCAACTACTTTTGAATATTTAATTGGAATTGCCGAACATGGAAAAGAAGCTGCAGATAAGTTTTATAAAGAATTTAGAGTAGAACAGTACATCAACGACAAATCTACAGAAGAAGATCAGCCAATTATTTCAATGTCTACTCAGGTTTCAGGACCAGGTTACGGAAATAACTCTTACGGAAAAGCTTCTCTTTCTTATATTGCTTTAAAAGATATGCTTGGAGATGATTTATTTCAAAAGTCGCTTCATCATTATATGGAAACATGGAATGGAAAACATCCAATTCCGTGGGATTATTTCAACTCGATGAATACAGGTTCAGGAAAAAATCTGAATTGGTTTTTCAATAATTGGTTTTTTACAAATAATTATATTGACCTTTCTGTGAAAGAGGTTTCAAAAAATACAATTTCTGTAGAAAATAAAGGAGGCTTCGCCATTCCGTTTGATGTAAATATTGTTTACTCAGACAATTCAACTGAAACCGTTCATCAAACTCCGGCAGTTTGGGAGAAAAATCAAAAATCACTTTCTGTTGCGTTAAACAGCAAAAAACAAATTAAGAAAGTGACTCTTGATGGTGGTATTTTTATGGATGCAACTCCAAATAACAATACCTGGACTGCTAAATAG
- a CDS encoding sulfite exporter TauE/SafE family protein yields the protein MEYLGYFASIIIGISLGLIGGGGSILTIPILVYLFKVNPDQATSYSLFIVGLTALFGSYSHYKMGNLKLKSALYFAIPSVISILIIREVIFPQIAATLFSIASYTVSKDFLIMIVFSVLMITAAISMIRKNLPEMKSTETNYPQLSFIGFLVGIVTGFLGAGGGFLIIPALLFFAKLPMKQAVGTSLLIITINSSIGFGGDLYIGTPIDYTFLLGVSGMALLGMLIGSQLSKKIDGAKLKPLFGWFVLVMGFYIIAKEVLF from the coding sequence ATGGAATATTTAGGGTATTTTGCTTCGATAATAATCGGGATTTCGCTGGGCTTAATTGGCGGCGGCGGCTCTATTCTGACTATTCCCATCTTGGTTTATCTTTTTAAAGTAAATCCTGATCAGGCTACTTCTTATTCTTTATTTATTGTTGGATTAACCGCTTTATTCGGAAGTTACAGCCATTATAAAATGGGAAATTTAAAACTAAAATCGGCTTTATATTTTGCGATTCCGTCTGTGATTTCGATTTTGATAATTCGAGAAGTTATATTTCCTCAAATTGCTGCGACACTTTTTTCTATTGCCTCTTACACCGTTTCAAAAGATTTCCTGATAATGATTGTTTTTTCGGTATTAATGATAACCGCAGCAATTTCGATGATTAGAAAAAACCTTCCTGAAATGAAAAGTACCGAAACCAATTATCCTCAATTAAGCTTTATTGGTTTTTTAGTGGGAATCGTAACGGGATTTCTCGGCGCGGGCGGCGGATTTTTGATCATTCCTGCACTTTTGTTTTTTGCCAAATTACCCATGAAACAAGCTGTTGGCACTTCATTATTGATTATTACAATTAATTCCTCAATAGGTTTTGGAGGTGATTTATATATTGGAACTCCAATCGATTATACTTTTTTATTAGGCGTTTCAGGAATGGCACTTTTAGGAATGCTTATCGGAAGCCAGCTTTCTAAAAAAATTGACGGTGCAAAATTAAAACCTCTTTTTGGCTGGTTTGTTCTCGTAATGGGATTTTATATCATTGCTAAAGAGGTTTTGTTTTAG
- a CDS encoding GNAT family N-acetyltransferase gives MIIKEIQASDTWKIRHEVMWPDQPFEFVQLDEDNSGFHFGVFTENKLVSIVSCFIEGREMQFRKLATLEEFQGKGIASHLLKHILQFAKEKNLQKVWCNARTNKKSFYEKFGMYDTYETFIKAGQEFTIMEIKL, from the coding sequence ATGATAATCAAAGAAATTCAGGCTTCAGATACTTGGAAAATCAGACACGAAGTAATGTGGCCGGACCAGCCTTTTGAATTTGTACAGTTAGACGAAGATAACTCAGGATTTCATTTTGGAGTTTTTACAGAAAATAAACTCGTTTCGATAGTATCTTGCTTTATTGAAGGGAGAGAAATGCAGTTTCGAAAATTAGCTACTTTAGAAGAATTTCAGGGAAAAGGAATTGCATCCCATCTTTTAAAACACATTTTACAATTTGCAAAAGAGAAAAATTTACAAAAAGTCTGGTGCAATGCCAGAACGAATAAAAAGTCTTTTTATGAAAAATTCGGAATGTATGATACTTATGAAACTTTCATAAAAGCAGGTCAGGAATTTACAATAATGGAAATTAAACTTTAA
- a CDS encoding efflux RND transporter permease subunit, whose protein sequence is MFNKFIQRPVLSIVISLIIVFLGVLSVLNLPITQFPTISPPMVNVTADYPGSNGELMIKAVVIPLERALNGVPGMKYMASDAGNDGEATIKVVFNLGTDPNQAAINVQNRVASVTNKLPPLVIREGIKITREVPSMLMYVNLYSTDKNTDMKFLYNYADINVLSELKRVNGIGSGDILGTREYAMRIWLKPDRMLAYKISADEIMEALSSQSLEASPGKTGESSGKRSQAFEYVLKYSGRFTTKEQYENIVVKANPNGELLRLKDVAKVEFGSSMYDIYSNLNGRPSAAIVLKQSFGSNANQVIEEVKAKLEKIKQKFPKGMDYEISYDVSKFLDASIEKVIHTLVEAFILVGLVVFLFLGDWRSTIIPAIAVPVSLVGTFVFMTFFDISLNLITLFALVLAIGVVVDDAIVVIEAVHAKMEEEHLSPFKATKKAMHEIAGAIVAITFLMAAVFIPVAFMSGPVGVFYRQFSVTMATAIILSGIVALTLTPALCAMMLKNNHGAPKKKTPINMFIDGFNNKFNLAQGKYQNLLGKIVTRRAVTIVALLGFCAGTWLISSSVPSGFIPNEDQGMFYAVIQTPPGSSLERTNNIAERVQKIAETIDGVKSVSSLAGYEILSEGTGANSGTCLVNLKDWSDRKESVVEIMHEMEEKCKDIAGANIEFFQPPAVPGYGAAGGFELRLLDKTGSGDYKRMEQVNNDFVAELNRHPELSNVFSFYSSSFPQYMMKVDNDLAQQKGVSIENAMNTLSTLVGSNYEISFIKFGINYKVIVQASPEYRALPEDILKLYVKNDRDEMVPFSAFMRLEKVYGLSEITRHNMYTSTQISGSAAAGYSSGTAIKVIQEVAAKKLPRGYDIDWAGISADEVAQGNQAIWVFLICLGFVYLVLAAQYESFILPLSVILSLPAGIFGAFLLLKLTGLENNIYAQVAMVMLIGLLGKNAVLIVEFAIQRHAAGKSVLEAAMEGAKERFRPILMTSFAFIAGLLPLAFATGPGKIGNRTIGTAAAGGMLVGTICGVFVIPGLYFIFAKIAERYKLVKHEEENPLTEEIDNNHV, encoded by the coding sequence ATGTTTAATAAATTTATTCAAAGACCGGTACTGTCGATAGTAATATCGCTTATCATTGTCTTTTTGGGTGTACTTTCGGTATTAAATTTACCAATTACCCAATTCCCTACAATTTCACCTCCAATGGTGAATGTTACCGCAGATTATCCGGGATCTAATGGTGAGTTGATGATCAAGGCGGTTGTTATTCCTCTTGAAAGAGCTTTAAATGGTGTTCCTGGAATGAAATATATGGCTTCGGATGCCGGAAACGACGGTGAAGCTACTATTAAAGTGGTATTTAACTTAGGAACAGATCCTAATCAGGCGGCCATTAACGTTCAGAACCGTGTGGCTTCGGTTACCAATAAATTACCTCCATTAGTAATTCGTGAGGGTATTAAAATTACCCGTGAAGTACCAAGTATGCTTATGTACGTGAACCTTTATAGTACGGACAAAAATACCGACATGAAGTTCTTGTACAACTATGCTGATATCAACGTACTTTCTGAATTAAAAAGGGTAAACGGTATTGGTTCCGGAGATATCTTAGGTACACGTGAATATGCTATGCGTATCTGGCTGAAACCAGATCGTATGCTGGCTTATAAAATTTCTGCTGATGAAATAATGGAAGCATTATCAAGTCAGAGTTTGGAGGCTTCTCCGGGTAAAACGGGAGAAAGTTCTGGTAAACGTTCTCAGGCGTTTGAGTATGTATTGAAATATTCAGGGCGTTTTACAACAAAAGAACAATATGAAAATATCGTAGTAAAAGCCAATCCAAATGGAGAACTTTTAAGACTTAAAGATGTTGCCAAAGTTGAATTTGGAAGCTCGATGTATGATATCTATTCTAACTTGAATGGAAGACCTTCTGCGGCAATTGTATTAAAACAATCTTTTGGAAGTAACGCAAATCAGGTTATTGAAGAGGTAAAAGCTAAATTGGAAAAAATCAAACAAAAGTTTCCAAAAGGAATGGATTATGAAATTTCGTATGACGTTTCTAAATTCCTTGATGCTTCTATCGAAAAAGTAATCCACACACTTGTAGAAGCTTTTATTCTGGTAGGTTTAGTAGTATTCCTTTTCTTAGGAGACTGGCGTTCTACTATTATTCCGGCAATTGCGGTACCCGTTTCGCTGGTAGGAACCTTTGTGTTCATGACATTCTTTGATATTTCATTAAACTTAATCACATTATTCGCTCTGGTTTTAGCAATTGGGGTCGTGGTCGATGACGCGATTGTGGTTATCGAAGCCGTTCACGCCAAGATGGAAGAGGAGCATCTGTCGCCATTTAAGGCAACTAAAAAAGCAATGCACGAAATTGCGGGGGCAATTGTTGCTATTACTTTCCTTATGGCGGCAGTATTTATTCCTGTAGCGTTTATGTCTGGTCCGGTTGGAGTATTCTACAGACAGTTTTCTGTTACTATGGCAACGGCAATTATCCTTTCTGGTATTGTGGCCTTGACATTGACACCGGCACTTTGTGCTATGATGCTAAAAAATAACCACGGTGCTCCTAAAAAGAAAACCCCTATAAATATGTTTATAGATGGTTTCAACAACAAGTTTAATCTTGCTCAGGGTAAATATCAAAACTTATTAGGTAAAATTGTTACCAGAAGAGCGGTTACTATTGTGGCACTTCTTGGTTTCTGTGCCGGAACATGGTTAATAAGCAGTTCAGTTCCTTCAGGATTTATTCCGAATGAGGATCAGGGAATGTTCTATGCGGTTATTCAGACACCTCCGGGTTCATCGTTAGAAAGAACAAATAATATTGCAGAAAGAGTTCAAAAAATTGCTGAAACTATCGATGGAGTAAAATCAGTTTCTTCATTAGCAGGTTACGAAATTTTGTCTGAAGGTACAGGAGCCAACTCAGGAACGTGTTTGGTTAACCTTAAGGACTGGAGCGACAGAAAAGAATCTGTTGTTGAGATTATGCATGAAATGGAGGAAAAATGTAAAGATATTGCGGGAGCAAATATCGAATTTTTCCAACCGCCAGCTGTACCGGGTTATGGTGCTGCTGGAGGATTTGAGCTTCGTTTATTAGATAAAACAGGTTCTGGAGATTACAAAAGAATGGAGCAGGTTAATAATGACTTCGTTGCTGAATTGAACAGACATCCTGAATTATCTAACGTATTTAGTTTCTATAGTTCTAGTTTCCCTCAATATATGATGAAAGTAGACAATGATTTGGCACAGCAAAAAGGTGTTTCTATCGAAAATGCTATGAATACATTGTCAACTCTTGTGGGAAGTAACTACGAAATCAGTTTTATTAAATTCGGAATTAACTATAAAGTAATTGTTCAGGCATCTCCAGAATATAGAGCTTTACCAGAAGATATCCTGAAATTGTATGTGAAAAATGATCGTGACGAAATGGTTCCGTTTTCAGCTTTTATGAGATTAGAAAAAGTATACGGACTTTCTGAAATCACAAGACATAACATGTACACTTCTACACAAATTAGTGGTTCTGCTGCTGCCGGATATAGTTCAGGAACAGCGATTAAAGTAATTCAGGAAGTAGCGGCTAAAAAATTACCAAGAGGTTATGATATTGACTGGGCAGGTATTTCTGCCGATGAGGTTGCTCAGGGTAATCAGGCAATTTGGGTATTCCTGATCTGTTTAGGATTTGTTTACTTAGTATTAGCGGCACAATATGAAAGTTTTATTCTGCCATTATCAGTAATTCTTTCTTTACCAGCGGGTATTTTTGGAGCTTTCCTTTTACTAAAATTAACAGGATTAGAAAACAACATTTATGCTCAGGTTGCAATGGTAATGCTTATTGGTTTATTAGGTAAAAATGCCGTACTGATCGTAGAATTTGCGATACAAAGGCATGCAGCCGGAAAATCAGTTCTTGAAGCAGCTATGGAAGGAGCAAAAGAAAGATTCCGTCCAATTTTGATGACTTCATTTGCCTTTATCGCTGGTTTATTACCACTTGCATTTGCAACTGGGCCGGGTAAAATTGGTAACAGAACCATTGGTACTGCGGCAGCAGGAGGTATGCTTGTAGGAACAATTTGCGGAGTATTTGTAATTCCGGGCTTGTATTTCATTTTTGCTAAAATTGCCGAGAGATACAAACTGGTAAAACATGAAGAAGAAAATCCATTAACAGAAGAAATTGATAATAATCATGTATAA
- a CDS encoding Crp/Fnr family transcriptional regulator: protein MQNSLKNIFPNFSSELIATIEENGSHQDFEAGTILMRTGQYIKNTVLITKGKIKIYREGEDGGEFLMYYLQPGQACAISMICTAKSEKSQIMAKVVEDVSVMMIPLQMMDKWMMEHRSWYEFVIETYRSRFEEVLEVVDNIAFRSMDERLEFYLKRHSDACGCSEVKLSHQEIATELNTSREVVSRLLKKMEQRGLVKLNRNQIELLNTNFTN, encoded by the coding sequence ATGCAAAATTCATTAAAAAATATCTTTCCTAATTTCTCCAGCGAACTCATTGCTACAATTGAAGAAAACGGAAGCCATCAGGATTTTGAAGCCGGAACTATTTTAATGCGAACCGGACAATATATCAAAAACACGGTTTTGATTACCAAAGGAAAAATCAAAATTTATCGCGAAGGCGAAGATGGCGGCGAATTTTTAATGTATTATCTCCAGCCCGGACAAGCCTGCGCTATTTCTATGATTTGTACCGCAAAAAGCGAAAAGAGCCAGATTATGGCAAAAGTAGTCGAAGATGTTTCAGTAATGATGATTCCGCTGCAAATGATGGACAAATGGATGATGGAACATCGTTCCTGGTATGAATTTGTTATTGAAACGTATAGAAGCCGTTTTGAAGAAGTTCTGGAAGTGGTCGATAATATCGCTTTTCGTTCTATGGACGAACGTTTGGAGTTTTATTTAAAAAGACATTCTGATGCCTGCGGATGCTCTGAAGTCAAACTTTCTCACCAAGAAATCGCCACCGAATTAAATACCTCCAGAGAAGTTGTTTCCAGATTACTAAAAAAAATGGAACAACGAGGTTTGGTCAAACTCAACCGAAACCAAATTGAATTATTAAACACAAATTTCACTAATTAA
- a CDS encoding efflux RND transporter periplasmic adaptor subunit gives MKKIIVFTGLMALVCLTSCTSKKEEKEEVEKFTVTNPVRIDTSFTKEYVSQIKSVRNIEIRAQEKGFLQNIYVDEGQFVKAGQLLFRIMPNMYQAELLKAQAEQKSTEIELQNAKLLADKNIVSKNELSVAQAKLQSAKAEVALAKLHLSFTEIRAPFDGTIDRIPLKLGSLIDEGELLTSLSDNSQMFAYFNVSEPEYLQYQTDVKDRAASKVNLVLANGETFKEKGNVEVIESEFNNETGNIAFRARFPNSGKLLRNGETGQVQMNVPLKNAIVIPQKATYEIQDKKYVFIVDKNDKVSSREITITGEIPDLYVVKSGVTENDKILLEGVQKVKESDKIKYEYQSPKEVINHLRVKAE, from the coding sequence ATGAAAAAAATTATCGTGTTCACGGGCTTAATGGCCCTAGTGTGCCTAACTAGTTGTACATCTAAAAAAGAAGAAAAAGAAGAAGTAGAGAAATTCACAGTTACTAATCCTGTTAGAATTGATACTTCATTTACTAAAGAATATGTTTCGCAGATTAAGTCTGTTCGAAATATCGAAATCCGCGCTCAGGAAAAAGGTTTTTTACAAAATATTTATGTTGACGAAGGTCAGTTTGTAAAAGCCGGGCAATTATTGTTCAGAATTATGCCAAACATGTATCAGGCAGAATTACTTAAAGCGCAGGCTGAACAAAAATCTACAGAAATTGAACTGCAAAATGCAAAATTACTGGCAGATAAAAACATCGTTTCTAAAAACGAATTAAGTGTTGCACAAGCAAAATTACAATCTGCAAAAGCAGAAGTTGCATTGGCAAAACTGCATTTATCATTCACAGAAATCAGAGCGCCATTTGACGGAACTATTGACAGGATTCCATTAAAACTAGGAAGTCTTATCGATGAAGGTGAATTGTTAACAAGCCTTTCAGACAACAGTCAGATGTTTGCTTACTTCAACGTATCAGAGCCAGAATATCTTCAGTATCAAACTGATGTAAAAGACCGCGCTGCAAGCAAAGTGAATTTGGTTTTGGCTAACGGAGAAACTTTTAAAGAAAAAGGAAATGTTGAAGTTATCGAAAGTGAATTCAACAACGAAACCGGAAATATTGCTTTTAGAGCAAGGTTCCCAAATTCAGGAAAACTGTTAAGAAACGGAGAAACAGGACAGGTTCAAATGAATGTTCCGCTTAAAAATGCTATTGTAATTCCACAAAAAGCAACTTATGAAATTCAGGATAAAAAATACGTTTTCATCGTGGATAAAAATGATAAAGTAAGTTCAAGAGAAATTACAATTACTGGTGAAATCCCTGATTTATACGTAGTAAAAAGCGGAGTTACTGAAAATGATAAAATTTTACTTGAAGGAGTTCAGAAAGTAAAAGAAAGTGATAAGATTAAATATGAATATCAATCGCCAAAAGAGGTAATTAATCACCTGCGTGTTAAAGCAGAATAA
- a CDS encoding type II toxin-antitoxin system antitoxin SocA domain-containing protein: MYNCFDIAKYFIELAKEEGMGLDPMKLLKLTYISDGWHLGITGKPLFENEIQAWKYGAVIPDLYYAIRMFGKDPVDPFLLNLSAKTPLKEEDKEFLKKIWDNYKGLSGLQLSALTHEEGSPWSQTWDGTQDAVIGNDLIREYYKEKLNS; encoded by the coding sequence ATGTATAATTGTTTTGACATAGCGAAGTATTTTATTGAGCTGGCAAAAGAAGAGGGTATGGGACTTGACCCAATGAAGTTGCTAAAGCTTACTTATATTTCAGATGGATGGCATTTAGGAATCACCGGAAAGCCGCTTTTTGAGAATGAAATCCAGGCATGGAAATATGGAGCGGTTATTCCGGATTTGTATTACGCCATACGAATGTTTGGTAAAGATCCTGTTGATCCATTTTTACTGAATTTATCTGCAAAAACTCCACTGAAAGAGGAAGACAAAGAATTCCTGAAAAAAATCTGGGACAATTATAAAGGTTTATCGGGCTTGCAGCTTTCGGCATTGACGCATGAAGAGGGAAGTCCGTGGTCGCAGACTTGGGACGGAACGCAGGATGCTGTTATCGGAAATGATTTAATTAGAGAATATTATAAGGAAAAACTAAATAGTTAA
- a CDS encoding ACT domain-containing protein: MSGEKDLQKLLKTMKPEHKSGDYVFCKVDNLENINLDKVEMFFREQEAITLILKEETAVKLQLDYSVVMSWITLTVHSSLEAVGLTAAFSKALSEQEISCNVVAAFYHDHIFVNKRDVEKAMEILNSFSN, encoded by the coding sequence ATGTCTGGAGAAAAAGATCTGCAAAAATTACTTAAAACGATGAAACCTGAACATAAATCAGGCGATTATGTTTTTTGTAAAGTTGATAATTTAGAAAATATCAATCTGGATAAGGTGGAAATGTTTTTTAGAGAACAAGAAGCTATAACCCTAATTTTAAAAGAAGAAACAGCCGTCAAATTGCAATTAGATTATTCTGTTGTAATGTCATGGATCACGCTTACTGTACATTCATCACTTGAAGCAGTTGGATTAACAGCTGCATTTTCTAAAGCACTTTCAGAGCAGGAAATAAGCTGTAATGTAGTAGCGGCATTTTATCACGATCATATTTTTGTAAATAAAAGGGATGTAGAAAAAGCGATGGAAATCTTAAACTCATTTTCAAATTAA